In the Arachis ipaensis cultivar K30076 chromosome B10, Araip1.1, whole genome shotgun sequence genome, one interval contains:
- the LOC107624126 gene encoding AAA-ATPase ASD, mitochondrial, translating into MKTRAGDTMFGQIGSIIASLMFIWAIFEKFFPFQIRNQAQKHTLRLFSFVYPYIQITFNELIGDRHMSRSEAYTSIQNYLSSKATTQAKRLKGDIGKNNQTLLLTMDDHEEVCDEFNGVKLWWVSGKNVAKSQTLSLHNNLADEKRYYKLTFHKHHRNMVLGTYLNHVMREGKAVMVRNRQRKLYTNSGSFWNHVVFEHPATFESVAMDEELKKRIIDDLVTFSKSREFYARIGRAWKRGYLLFGPPGTGKSTMIAAMANLLGYDLYDLELTAVKDNTELRKLLIETSSKSIIVIEDIDCSLDLTGQRRKKMERAKEDEEEEEDDQRKKKQSGLKERDVKSSQVTLSGLLNFIDGLWSACGGERLIVFTTNYVEKLDPALVRRGRMDMHIELSYCGFEAFKLLAKNYLNIESHHLFSTISDLLKHSQITPADVAEHFMPKPAFGNNPDLYLKALIQSLEETNFKQNKHATNT; encoded by the exons ATGAAGACAAGAGCAGGAGACACGATGTTTGGTCAAATAGGATCCATAATTGCTTCATTGATGTTTATTTGGGCCATATTCGAGAAATTCTTCCCATTCCAAATCCGAAACCAAGCACAAAAACATACTCTAAGGTTGTTCTCTTTTGTTTACCCCTACATCCAAATCACATTCAATGAACTCATTGGTGATAGACACATGAGTAGAAGTGAGGCTTATACTTCCATACAGAATTACCTTTCTTCCAAGGCCACAACACAAGCTAAGAGACTCAAAGGTGACATAGGCAAGAACAACCAAACCCTTCTTCTTACCATGGATGACCATGAAGAAGTGTGTGATGAGTTCAATGGTGTTAAGCTTTGGTGGGTTTCTGGCAAAAACGTTGCCAAATCCCAAACTCTTTCTCTACACAACAATTTAGCGGACGAGAAAAGGTACTACAAGCTTACCTTCCATAAACACCATAGAAACATGGTTTTAGGAACATATCTTAATCATGTTATGAGAGAAGGTAAAGCGGTTATGGTTAGAAATAGGCAGAGGAAGCTTTATACTAATAGCGGTTCGTTTTGGAACCATGTTGTGTTTGAGCATCCGGCAACGTTTGAAAGCGTGGCGATGGACGAGGAACTGAAGAAAAGAATCATTGACGATTTGGTAACGTTTAGTAAGTCAAGGGAGTTTTATGCAAGAATTGGAAGGGCCTGGAAGAGAGGGTATTTACTTTTTGGTCCTCCGGGAACGGGGAAGTCGACGATGATCGCGGCGATGGCGAATCTGTTGGGATATGATTTGTATGATTTGGAACTCACTGCTGTGAAGGACAACACAGAGCTGCGGAAGCTGTTGATTGAGACATCAAGCAAGTCCATTATTGTGATTGAGGACATAGATTGTTCACTTGATCTAACTGGTCAGAGGAGGAAGAAAATGGAAAGAGCgaaggaagatgaagaagaagaagaagatgatcaaCGGAAGAAGAAGCAAAGTGGGTTGAAAGAAAGGGATGTTAAGAGCAGCCAG GTTACACTCTCAGGGCTTCTGAACTTCATTGATGGATTGTGGTCTGCATGTGGAGGAGAGAGGCTAATAGTTTTCACTACAAACTATGTTGAGAAATTGGATCCAGCATTGGTGAGAAGAGGGAGAATGGACATGCACATTGAATTATCATACTGTGGATTTGAGGCATTCAAGTTGCTGGCCAAGAATTACCTTAACATTGAATCACACCATTTGTTTTCAACAATTTCTGACTTGCTCAAACACTCTCAAATCACACCAGCTGATGTTGCTGAGCACTTTATGCCCAAACCTGCTTTTGGGAACAATCCAGACCTTTATTTGAAGGCTTTGATTCAATCACTTGAAGAAACCAACTTCAAACAGAACAAACATGCAACCAATACTTAA